Proteins encoded in a region of the Bradyrhizobium sp. CB3481 genome:
- a CDS encoding OpgC domain-containing protein yields the protein MSSIADPVAGTPLSDVKAAAPAIAVPVAGERELRLDLFRGMALWLIFIDHLPTNILTWFTIRNYGFSDATEIFIFISGYTAAFVYGRAMLDAGFVVATARIMRRVWQIYVAHVFLFTIFLAEISYVATRFENPLYSEEMGIMDFLKQPDVTIVQALLLRFRPVNMDVLPLYIVLMLFLPIILWLLKWRADVGLALSVLLYALTWQFDWYLTAYPSGFWIFNPFAWQLLFVFGAWCALGGAQRMSRILSSQVTLWICVAYLLFAFFVTLTWHIPQLSFLMPKRLEQWMYPITKTDLDVLRFAHFLALAALTVRFLPRDWSGLKSPWLRPLILCGQHSLEIFCLGVFLAFAGHFVLAEVGGGAVTHALVSLVGILIMWGVAWVISWYKHSADKGASKTKKPVINADMAGGSV from the coding sequence CTGTGGCTGATCTTCATCGACCATCTGCCGACCAACATCCTGACCTGGTTCACGATCCGCAATTACGGATTTTCCGACGCCACCGAAATCTTCATCTTCATCTCCGGCTACACCGCCGCCTTCGTCTATGGCCGCGCGATGCTGGACGCCGGTTTCGTGGTGGCGACCGCGCGCATCATGCGGCGCGTCTGGCAGATCTACGTCGCCCATGTGTTCCTGTTCACGATCTTCCTGGCGGAAATCTCCTATGTCGCGACCCGTTTCGAAAACCCGCTCTACAGCGAGGAAATGGGCATCATGGATTTCCTCAAGCAGCCCGACGTCACCATCGTCCAGGCGCTGCTGCTGCGCTTCCGTCCCGTCAACATGGACGTGCTGCCGCTCTACATCGTGCTGATGCTGTTTCTGCCGATCATCCTGTGGCTGCTGAAGTGGCGGGCCGACGTCGGGCTGGCATTGTCGGTGCTGCTCTACGCGCTGACCTGGCAATTCGACTGGTACCTGACGGCCTATCCGAGCGGCTTCTGGATCTTCAACCCGTTCGCCTGGCAATTACTGTTCGTGTTCGGCGCCTGGTGCGCGCTGGGCGGGGCGCAGCGGATGTCCCGCATCCTGTCGTCGCAGGTGACGCTGTGGATTTGCGTTGCCTATCTGCTGTTCGCGTTCTTCGTCACGCTGACTTGGCACATCCCGCAGCTCAGCTTCCTGATGCCCAAGCGCCTCGAACAGTGGATGTATCCGATTACCAAGACGGACCTCGACGTGCTGCGGTTTGCCCATTTCCTGGCCCTGGCGGCGCTCACCGTGCGCTTCCTGCCCAGGGATTGGTCGGGGCTCAAATCGCCCTGGCTGCGACCATTGATCCTCTGCGGTCAGCATTCGCTTGAGATATTCTGCCTCGGCGTCTTCCTGGCCTTTGCGGGGCATTTCGTGCTGGCCGAAGTTGGCGGGGGTGCCGTTACGCACGCCCTGGTCAGCCTTGTCGGAATCCTCATCATGTGGGGCGTGGCGTGGGTGATTTCGTGGTACAAGCATTCGGCCGACAAGGGAGCGTCGAAAACGAAAAAACCGGTCATCAATGCGGATATGGCGGGGGGGAGCGTATGA